A window of the Oscillospiraceae bacterium genome harbors these coding sequences:
- a CDS encoding N-acetyltransferase codes for MSDSYFVHPSACVDKGAEIGEGTKIWHFSHISGGVKIGAGCTLGQNVFVAGGVKIGSYCKIQNNVSVYEGVELGDYVFCGPSMVFTNVPRPRCRYPQKGSQFYKPTPIGDGASIGANATIVCGHSIGRNAFIAAGSVVTKDVPAHAIMMGVPARQHGWACECGETLDEHLRCPKCGRRYAEEEDGLHEVKD; via the coding sequence ATGAGCGACTCTTATTTTGTCCACCCCAGTGCCTGTGTCGACAAAGGCGCTGAAATTGGCGAGGGCACAAAGATCTGGCATTTTTCGCATATCAGCGGCGGTGTAAAAATCGGCGCGGGCTGCACGCTTGGGCAAAATGTGTTTGTAGCAGGTGGCGTGAAAATCGGCAGCTACTGCAAAATACAAAACAATGTCAGTGTTTACGAAGGTGTAGAGCTTGGTGACTATGTCTTCTGCGGGCCGAGCATGGTGTTTACCAATGTGCCGCGGCCACGCTGCCGCTACCCGCAGAAAGGGTCGCAGTTTTATAAGCCAACGCCGATTGGCGACGGCGCCTCAATCGGGGCAAATGCCACCATTGTCTGCGGACATAGCATTGGCAGAAACGCCTTTATTGCCGCGGGGAGCGTTGTTACCAAAGACGTGCCTGCCCACGCAATTATGATGGGCGTGCCTGCGCGGCAGCACGGCTGGGCCTGCGAGTGCGGCGAAACATTGGACGAACACCTGCGCTGTCCCAAATGCGGCCGCCGGTACGCTGAGGAGGAAGACGGCCTGCATGAAGTGAAAGACTGA
- a CDS encoding DegT/DnrJ/EryC1/StrS family aminotransferase produces MSNFHVRKDFIPYNRPDITDAEINEVVDTLKSGWIAKGPRTVEFEKKFAEYLGAKHALALNSCTAALHVSLLSAGIKAGDEVITTPMTFASTASTIIHCGAKPVFADIDYRTGCIDPAEIAKKITPKTKAIVPVHYSGQVCDLDPIYELADKYNLYVSEDAAHALWSRYKGRLIGNKLKGAACYSFYATKNLTTGEGGMLVTDNDEIDAKARIWAGQGMSHNAWNRYAKGGSWQYDICEPGFKYNMFDIQAAMGLHQLGRLEEMQQKRLKIAARYQEAFSKCDALDPPFVPDYTTHCWHLYVLRIVPENLTIDRDQFIVELNNRNVGTSVHFIPVTMMSAYTSRYGFKPGDFPNAEKHFQRIISLPLYPTMTEEQVQYVIDAVMDIVEKYHK; encoded by the coding sequence ATGAGCAATTTTCATGTCAGAAAGGATTTTATCCCCTATAACCGTCCGGATATTACCGACGCCGAAATTAACGAGGTAGTGGATACCCTGAAATCCGGCTGGATTGCCAAAGGGCCGCGCACCGTAGAATTTGAAAAAAAATTTGCAGAGTACCTGGGTGCCAAGCACGCACTGGCGCTTAACTCCTGCACTGCTGCGCTGCATGTTTCCCTTTTAAGCGCAGGTATCAAGGCGGGTGACGAGGTCATCACCACCCCCATGACGTTTGCCTCTACGGCAAGCACTATTATCCACTGCGGTGCCAAGCCTGTTTTTGCCGACATTGACTATCGCACCGGCTGCATTGACCCAGCGGAAATTGCCAAAAAAATCACGCCAAAGACAAAAGCCATTGTCCCCGTGCACTACAGCGGTCAGGTCTGCGACCTCGACCCGATTTATGAATTGGCAGACAAATATAATCTGTATGTCAGCGAAGATGCGGCCCACGCCCTGTGGAGCCGCTACAAAGGTCGCCTAATCGGCAACAAGCTGAAAGGCGCTGCCTGCTACAGCTTCTATGCAACCAAAAACCTGACCACTGGCGAAGGCGGCATGCTGGTAACCGACAACGACGAAATCGACGCAAAAGCACGTATCTGGGCTGGACAAGGCATGAGCCACAACGCCTGGAACCGCTATGCGAAAGGCGGCTCTTGGCAGTACGATATCTGCGAGCCCGGCTTTAAATACAATATGTTTGACATTCAGGCTGCTATGGGTCTGCACCAACTGGGCCGCCTGGAAGAAATGCAGCAGAAGCGGCTGAAAATTGCCGCCCGCTACCAGGAAGCTTTTAGCAAATGCGACGCACTTGACCCGCCCTTTGTGCCAGACTACACAACCCACTGCTGGCATTTGTATGTTCTGCGCATTGTACCCGAAAACCTGACTATTGACCGCGACCAGTTTATTGTTGAACTCAATAACCGCAACGTCGGCACCAGTGTTCACTTTATCCCGGTCACCATGATGAGCGCCTATACCAGCCGCTACGGCTTTAAGCCCGGCGACTTTCCGAATGCAGAAAAACATTTTCAGCGCATCATCAGCTTACCGCTGTACCCAACTATGACTGAAGAACAGGTACAGTATGTCATCGATGCGGTTATGGATATTGTAGAAAAATATCACAAGTAA
- a CDS encoding ABC transporter substrate-binding protein, which produces MNCKRTISAFLALAAGLSMAACTNAGQSASSSSAASSAVSSAAVSNIEAASSSSSASSAPQIKLTLAVSPDTSAPLLGGLYAARKQGYFASYGLDVTITTAKSAAQAVDLASAGTAQFTTTEQSTSFADALIAKKDVTAVAALQQHNDAGVLSLTDKKITRPKQLENTACQTDGTPLAEAMLKEAVTADGGNAALVKTQIASTSGTTAAVKGGALTCGSYSWSGLSCKESGVSASFLFYRDTAPVLDEYPCLLAANNTFLKQHPQTAKDFLSAANLGYLYAAAHPDITAKEVCAQVPAVKNQQALVQRSLTWLAGKYTDDAILWGSLDTQRWNRFYTWMNQKKLSKSSVPLSTGFSSDYLPQPTSSAVS; this is translated from the coding sequence ATGAACTGCAAACGAACGATTTCCGCTTTTTTGGCGCTGGCAGCGGGGCTGTCGATGGCAGCCTGCACAAATGCCGGCCAAAGCGCGTCGTCCTCTTCCGCCGCCTCTTCGGCTGTTTCATCGGCGGCGGTTTCCAACATCGAAGCTGCCTCGTCATCGTCCTCTGCAAGCAGCGCGCCGCAGATCAAGCTGACGCTTGCTGTCAGCCCGGATACCTCTGCACCGCTGCTGGGCGGCCTGTACGCTGCCCGCAAGCAGGGCTACTTTGCAAGTTACGGTCTGGATGTCACCATTACAACGGCAAAGTCTGCCGCGCAGGCTGTTGACCTTGCCAGCGCCGGCACGGCCCAGTTTACCACGACAGAGCAGAGTACTTCTTTTGCGGATGCACTTATCGCCAAAAAAGACGTCACCGCTGTCGCAGCCCTGCAGCAGCACAACGACGCCGGTGTGCTGAGCCTGACTGACAAAAAGATCACCCGGCCAAAGCAGCTGGAAAACACCGCCTGCCAAACAGACGGCACTCCGCTGGCAGAGGCAATGCTGAAAGAAGCAGTTACCGCAGACGGAGGTAACGCGGCCCTTGTAAAAACACAGATTGCCTCAACTTCCGGCACGACTGCCGCTGTAAAGGGCGGTGCCCTCACCTGCGGCAGCTACAGCTGGAGCGGCCTCAGCTGTAAGGAAAGCGGCGTTTCAGCCAGCTTTCTGTTTTACCGTGACACGGCGCCGGTACTGGATGAATACCCCTGCCTGCTGGCGGCAAATAATACCTTTTTAAAGCAGCACCCCCAGACCGCAAAAGATTTCCTTTCCGCAGCCAATCTCGGCTATCTTTACGCAGCCGCGCACCCTGACATCACCGCGAAAGAAGTTTGCGCACAAGTTCCCGCCGTTAAAAATCAGCAGGCACTGGTGCAGCGCTCATTGACATGGCTCGCGGGAAAATATACGGACGATGCCATCCTTTGGGGAAGCCTCGACACCCAGCGCTGGAACCGCTTTTACACCTGGATGAACCAAAAGAAACTTTCAAAAAGCAGTGTCCCCCTCAGTACGGGCTTCTCTTCCGATTATCTGCCACAGCCTACTTCCAGTGCTGTATCTTAA
- a CDS encoding pyridoxal phosphate-dependent aminotransferase, which translates to MNFDFSTPVDRHGTGSLKYDFAAQRGKPADVLPLWVADMDFQTVPQVSEALEKAARFGVFGYTESTDSYFQAVADWFAKRHGWRPEKEWLVKTPGVVFALAAAVRAFTQPGEAVLLQQPVYYPFSEIIRDNGRQLVNNPLVLKDGHYEIDFQDFETKIRENHVKLFLLCSPHNPVGRVWKREELQRMGEICLKYHVIVAADEIHADFVWPGHTHTPFLAVDPRFLDSTVLCTAPSKTFNLAGLQTSNIFVANQQLRKKLEKQIAAAGYSQLNQMGLIACETAYRYGEPWLEALLQYLQGNIRFVREFLQKNLSQIQLIEPEGTYLLWLDCRGFGLTQEQLEDLVVNRAKLWLDSGSVFGKTGEGFERINIACQRETLQKALQQLQKAVAESPLIS; encoded by the coding sequence ATGAATTTTGATTTTTCAACGCCGGTAGACCGGCACGGAACCGGCAGTTTAAAATATGACTTTGCCGCTCAGCGCGGCAAGCCTGCAGATGTTTTACCTCTGTGGGTGGCAGATATGGATTTTCAAACGGTTCCGCAGGTGAGTGAGGCTCTAGAGAAAGCGGCACGTTTCGGCGTATTTGGGTATACCGAAAGTACGGACAGCTATTTTCAGGCAGTCGCCGATTGGTTTGCAAAGCGGCATGGCTGGCGTCCCGAAAAAGAGTGGCTGGTCAAAACACCGGGGGTCGTCTTTGCGCTTGCGGCGGCTGTGCGTGCCTTTACACAGCCCGGTGAGGCGGTTTTGTTACAGCAGCCGGTATATTATCCTTTTTCAGAGATTATCCGCGACAACGGCCGGCAGCTGGTCAATAATCCACTGGTGCTGAAAGACGGACACTACGAAATTGATTTTCAGGATTTTGAAACAAAGATTCGTGAAAACCATGTCAAACTCTTTTTGCTGTGCAGCCCGCACAATCCGGTTGGCCGCGTTTGGAAGCGGGAAGAGCTGCAGCGCATGGGGGAGATCTGCCTAAAGTATCATGTCATTGTCGCCGCCGATGAGATTCATGCGGATTTTGTTTGGCCCGGACATACGCACACTCCGTTCCTGGCGGTGGATCCGCGTTTCCTTGACAGCACAGTGCTGTGCACTGCGCCCAGCAAGACGTTTAATCTGGCTGGCCTGCAGACAAGCAATATTTTTGTAGCCAATCAGCAGCTGCGTAAAAAATTGGAAAAGCAGATTGCCGCTGCGGGATACAGTCAGCTTAACCAGATGGGTCTGATTGCTTGCGAAACAGCTTATCGTTATGGGGAGCCATGGCTGGAAGCACTGCTGCAGTATCTGCAGGGGAATATCCGTTTTGTACGCGAATTTTTACAAAAGAATCTGTCGCAGATTCAACTGATTGAGCCGGAAGGCACCTACCTGTTGTGGCTGGACTGCCGCGGTTTTGGCCTAACACAGGAACAGCTGGAAGATTTGGTCGTTAACCGTGCAAAACTTTGGCTTGACAGCGGAAGTGTTTTTGGCAAGACAGGCGAAGGCTTTGAACGTATCAATATTGCATGCCAGCGCGAAACACTGCAAAAGGCACTGCAGCAGCTGCAGAAAGCGGTTGCAGAAAGTCCGCTGATTTCGTAA